The nucleotide window GAAAAAAGACTTTCAGATCCTGGCCATTGACACCCGGCACCCGGACCTGGACATTCCGGCTTTTTACACCATCATTCCCGGGGCCCATTTCCGGGAACGGGCCGTATCCGCCAGCGTGGGCATGTTCACGGCCCGGCTCATCATTGAAACCCTGGACCCCATCCAGGCCCTGGACCGGCTGGAGGCCCTGGAAACGGCTTTGCCGGACAAATATTACACCCGTTTCTACAAAGGCCTGGTATACAACGCCATCGGAGAATATCCCACCGCCCTGGAGGAATTTGAAGCAGCCATGGACAGGGAACCGGCCCGGCTGAACCGGCCGGACATCTGTTCCCACATGGGGGCCTGCCTCAAGGATCTGGGCCAGTATGACCGGGCTGTGGAAATCTGCACCCGGGGCCTGGCCGTGGACGACCAGCGCCCGGACCTGCTCAACACCATGGGGGTGTGCCATTTTCTGCAAAAAAACCACCACAAAGCCATCACCTGCTTTGAACAGGCCCTGGAAATCGATCCGTCCCAGGCCATCAACTATGCCAATATCGGCTCCAACTACCGGGAACTGGGAGAACCGGCCCTGGCCGTCAAATTCTATGAAATGGCTTTGGAAATCGATCCCACCATTGAGTTTGCCAGGGACAATATTCAGAAACTGAAGGATAAAAGCTGAAGAAACCGCTTTTATCGGGAACGCCCCAGCTGGCCGCATCCGGCAGACACGGACCGGCCCTTGCTCCAGCGGCGGATCACAAATATGCCCTGTTTCACCAGGTGCTGGGAAAATTGGTTCATCTGTTCATCGGAAGGACTTTCAAATCCCAATCCCGGCACAGGATTGCAGGGGATCAGGTTGAGACGGACCGGGAGAGGATGGATGAATGCCGCGAGCTGTTCCGCGTGAGCCGGGGAGTCATTCACTCCTTTGATGAGAATGTATTCAAACAAAAATGTGCCTTTATGGGGCAGGGGAAACCGTGACAGGGCGGTTTTGAGGGTTTCCAGGGGCCAGGCCCGGTTCACCGGCATCAGCCGGGATCTTGTCTCGTTGTCCGGGGCATTGATGGAAACAGCCAGGCGGATGCCCGGCAGGTTCTGTTTGGCCAGTTTTTCAATGCCCGGCACCAGGCCGGCCGTGGAAAGAGTCATGTGCCGCAACGCGATGTCAAACCCCTGCTGTTCATTCATGATATGAACGGCGGCCATGACGAATTCAAAATTGTCCAGCGGTTCTCCCATGCCCATGAACACGATGTTTTTCACCGGTTTTTTCAGTGTATACCGGGCATTGAAGAGCTGGCCTGTGATTTCATGCACGGCCAGGTGCCGCTTCAACCCCATGCGCCCGGTTTCGCAAAAGGTACA belongs to Desulfotignum phosphitoxidans DSM 13687 and includes:
- the rlmN gene encoding 23S rRNA (adenine(2503)-C(2))-methyltransferase RlmN, whose product is MNILALTLNQLVRIFETDYGKGRFHARALYREIFKHGNTVPFKAPEFAVSGALARSLEQALVLAPGKVVDIFEEGDLTKFITRLSDGRKIESVIVPMNRYNTLCVSTQVGCRMGCTFCETGRMGLKRHLAVHEITGQLFNARYTLKKPVKNIVFMGMGEPLDNFEFVMAAVHIMNEQQGFDIALRHMTLSTAGLVPGIEKLAKQNLPGIRLAVSINAPDNETRSRLMPVNRAWPLETLKTALSRFPLPHKGTFLFEYILIKGVNDSPAHAEQLAAFIHPLPVRLNLIPCNPVPGLGFESPSDEQMNQFSQHLVKQGIFVIRRWSKGRSVSAGCGQLGRSR